A stretch of Stigmatopora argus isolate UIUO_Sarg chromosome 22, RoL_Sarg_1.0, whole genome shotgun sequence DNA encodes these proteins:
- the LOC144068552 gene encoding uncharacterized protein LOC144068552, with product MAVRENDCTRSRTTPACMAVRKNDSQLGCEPHLPRWQSGKMTLHRESNPTWPHGSQVNKPLHHEWPHITLSLLESVNYTRLCLFKGKIIPKWDLNPTCPHDSQVFNRMI from the exons atggcagtcag ggaaaatgactgCACCAGGagtcgaaccacacctgcctgcatggcagtcag gaaaaatgattcccaactgggatgcgaaccacacctgcccaggTGGCAGTCAG ggAAAATGACTCTGCACCGGGAGTCGAACCCCACCTGgccgcatggcagtcaggtgaacaaacctctacaccatgaatggCCACacattactttgtcattattggaaagtgttaACTACACAaggttgtgtctatttaaaggAAAAATCATTCCCaaatgggatttgaaccccacctgcccacatgacagtcag gtttttaatcgcatgatcTAA